Part of the Myxococcales bacterium genome, GGCTCCGCGACGCGGACCGCGAACGGGAAAGCGTAGCCTGACCGGGCTTCGCCTTCCCCCTCGGGGGAAGGCGACCGGCTGGGAACCCTCAACCGAAAGAGGATCCTAACCCAAAGTGCGAAAGATTGTTGACACTACCCCGGCGGCGCTTGCGGCGTGATGGACGCTTGCATTTCGGCGGATTGCGAAAACGCCGCTTGCGAAGGCTGCGAATCGTTGCACGGTCCGGGCGGTAACGGCGGGTATTGGCCGGAGGATCTGACGGATGAACCGGGCCTGTTCTGGTCGGCGACGGAATACCAGGAGGATGTCGACCTGGTCTGGGTGATCGATTATGACGGCGGTTCGATCACCGAACTGGACAAGGAAAACAGCCTGGACATTTCCGCCGCCACCCGTTGCGTCAGGAATTATACCGATTAGCTTTAGGACTTTTCTGGCCGACCTATTTCAATAAAACGGATAGAACCCATCCCACTTCGCGCCGGTCAGCACCAGGACGGTCAGGGTCAATGAGGCGGCCAGGAGGCCCAGCCAGACGGCGGTGTCGGCTTTTTCGCGCGCGCGCAGGTATTGCAGCAGGCGCGCCGCGCCCACCGCGAGGAACGGCACCGCCGGCAGGAAGTAACGCGGATTGGGCAGGATGACCAGCACCAAGAGCAGGTAGCAGCCGCCCAGCGTCAGCAGCAGCGGATTTTTTCCCTCGCCCTTCCAGAGCATGCCCAGCGAGAGCGTCGCCGCCGGAATCAGGTGCGCGCCGACTTGCAGGGGCCAGAGCGGCAGCAGAATCCCGAGCATGTAGGCGACGCCGCCGGGCCGCAGCAGCAGAAAGACCCAACTGAGCTGGGCTTTTTGCGTGGCCAGCAGGCCGGAACCGGCCGCCGTCCAGGCCAGCGGCGCCAGCAGGATCAGCGGCACGACGGCAATCCAAGCGGTCGCCGGATTCCGCCACAAGGCGCGCCGGTCGCGGCCGAGTAAAAGCAGCAATAGGCCGGGCAACAGCAGCACGATGTTGTAGCGGCAGAGCATCCCCAGCGCGAGCCAGCCGCCGGCCGCCAGGCCCCGGCGATGCGTCGGCTTTTCCAGAAACGCGACGAAGGCGTCGGCGGTCAGCAGCAGCACCAGCAGAAACGGCCCCTCGAGAATGGCCGCCGCGCCGTTGAACAGCCACACCGGAAACAGCGGCCAGGCCAGCGAGGCCAGCGCGGCCGTCGGTTCCTCGGTCGTCCGCCGCACCAAACGGTGTGCCGCGACCAGCGCCGCGGCGGAGAACAGGATATTGAACAACCGGCCGGCGAGCAGGTGCGCGCCGCACACGCGGTAGAAAAGGGCGTAGAGCAGCGCCAGCAGCGGCGGATGATGCAGCCCGAGCCAGAAGTTGATCGAGCCGTAATCGGCGAGCCATTTCGTCAAACCGTGCTGGGCGAAATAAGCGGCCTGCTCGAGGTTGAATTCCTCGTCGTTCCAGACGCGCATGGTCAGCGCCACGGCGATCAGCGCGGCGGTTTGCGCGGCCAGCGAGATCGCGAACACCCGTCGCGGATACCGCCGCGCCCACTCGACCGGCGAGGGCAGGGCGGGGTAATGCGACAACAGGGCGGCGATCAGAAAAAACGCCTGCGTGAACAGCAGGCCCAGCAGCAGGCGGCCGGGCGCGAAGCCCTCTTCGGTGTAGGTGGCGCCGAAAAAAAGCGACAGGTAGCTGACGCTCGCCAACAGCCAGGAGACGAGCAGAATCGTCCGCCCCTGATGCCAGAATCGCGGAGGGGTAAGCGCCATGTCGGTTCCGTCCCCCGTTTTAAAGAAGGTTGCGGATCGCGGGCCGGATTTCGCCGCCGCGCAGGCCGTCCCACCAGCCGGCGAGCGCGGCGCGCGCCCGCTCGTCGCCGGTCAGCGCGAGCGGCCCATAATACAGGATTCCGGCCGCCAGCGCCCACGACAGCACCAGCCCGGCGGCGAGCCGGCCGCCGTTGCGCCGCGCCGCCAGCACGCTGTTGCGCGCCACCAGGTAGGCCTTGGCCCGTTCGCGCCGCGGATCGCCGGCCGGCCCCCGGTGCCGCACGACCGCCCGCGGCTCCAGCACAACGAGGTAATGCCGCCGGCGCAGCCGCCAGCATAACTCGATTTCCTCGTGGTAGGCGAACAGGCGCTCGTCGAAACCGCCGGCCGCCAGCGCCGCGTCGACCCGCAGGAGCAGCGCGGCCCCGTAACCGTGTTGCACGACGAGCGGATAAGCCGGCGCCGCCGAATCGATCCGTCCCTCGCCGAGCGCAGTCGTCAGCTTGTGGCGGTGGTTGAGCCGCCCGGCGAGGCCTTGCAGCACATAGGGGTGGTCGCGGTCGACGACCTTCGCGAAAACGGCGGCGATGTTCGCGTCGCTCGCGAAGACGACGGCCAGGCGCGCGAGGCTCGCCGCGTCCAGCCGGGCGTCCTGATTGAGCAGCAGCAGCCCGTCGGCGCCGCGCTCGCGCGCCCAGGCCAGCGCCCGGTTGGCGCCGGCGGCGTAACCGCGGTTGACCGGTTCGCGTCGCACCGCCACCGCCAGCGCCCGCGTCGAGCCGTCGCGCGAATCGTTGTCGATCACCACGACGTTGTCCTCGCCCAGCGCGGCCGTCAGGTCGGCGAGGGCTTCGCCGAGCAGCGCCCCGCCGTTGCGGGCGACGATCGCGCCGCACAGCCGGTTCACGATTCGCCTCGCGGCTCGGGGGCGCGGTCGGCGCGCCGCCAGGGCAGGGGTTTGCCGGCGAGGTCGGCCGCCAGGGCGCGCCATTCGGCGGCGAAATCCCAGAAGACCAACGCGAGCGCGGGCGCGACGCGGCGCCGGCGCGTGGCGGGCCAGCCGTCGGCGCGCACGGCCAGCGGAATCTGAAGCAGCGGCAACGCGGCCGCGCTGGCGACGAACCACCACGGCATCCAGAGGATCGGCAGCACCCAGCGGGCGAGCGCGGCCAGCGCGATGGCGGCCAGCAGCGAAAAGCGGTCGAGGTAGCTGGCGCAGAAGAGCAGGCGGTCGAAGGCCAGCAGCGGGGAGGGCGCGGCGAGCACCAACGGCGCGTAATACCGGCGGGCGAGGCGATGATAGCCGCGCGCCCAGCTTTCGCGCTGTCGCCGGAAGGCGGCGGTGTCGGCGGGCGCCAGGTGCCGGCAGACGGCCCGTGGCTCCCAGGCGAGCTGGTAGCCTTCCGCCAGCAGGCGCAGCGACAATTCGATGTCTTCGAGCCGCTCGCCGGGGGCGAAACCGTCGGGATCCAGCAGCGACCGCCGCACCGCGTAGGCCGAGCCCAAAAAAGCGACCGTCGCGCCCAGCCGCGCCGCGCCGGTGAGGGTCAGCCGCTGATGCACCGCCGCTTCCACCGCCGCGTACACGGCCGCCGGGTGATCGTGCTCGAGCGGCGACATCCGGCCCGCCACGCCGGCCACGGTCGGATCGGCCAACCGTTCCGCCAGGAGGCGCGGGCAATCCGGCGCGGGCCGCGCGTCGGCGTCGAACACGGCGACGAGCTCGGCGGGCGCGGCGTTGGCCAGGCCGTCATTGAGGGCGGCGCCCTTGCCGGCGGCGGGCGCGGCGCGACGCACGACCTTCACCCACGGCTTGTCGCGCGCAAAAGCTTCCAGCAGGCCCGGTGTTTCGTCGGCGCTGGAATCGTCGATGAAAACCAGTTCCAGGCGGTCGCGCGGATAGTCGACGGCCGCCCAGGCCGCCAGGGTGGCGGGCAACGCGGCCGCTTCGTCGCGGCAGTGCACCAGCGCGGTCAGGCGCGGCAAAACGAAATCGGCGGGCGGCGCCGGCGTTTCGCACGGAGTTTGCCGGGCGGCCAAAGTGAAAAGGACGCGGCGCAGCGAGGCGAGGCCCAGGTGCAGCAGCACGAACGCGTTCAGGAAAAGCAGCGGCAGCAGCGCGACCCGCCAGCCGATCAGCACCGTCAGCAGGAACAAGGCGGCGATCAACACCAGCGCGAGCCGCCGCGCATTCATCGGCGGCCGCCTTCGGCTGGGGCTCCGGCGGCGGGACGAACAAAGTCCATCGGGCGATTCGACTCCTCGTGACGTTGGCGTTCGGTGGTTGCCATTGTCCCGTTTGCGTTCGCGCGACGCAAGGCAGACCGCCTTGCCGGGGGGGCGCCGGTGGTGATATCAGAATAGGCCATGGCAAACGAATGGCTCATCCGGCCCGCGCGCCGGCAGGAACTGGACGAGGTCGTCGGTCTGTGGAAAGACCTAATGGACCTGACGGCCGAGGTCAACGTTCATTATCGGTTGCGGGCGGGCGCCGTCGACTACCAGCGCAACATCTTCGAGGAGTACCTGCGGCGCGAGGATTCGTACATTCTGGTCGGCCTGCGGAACGATCAGGTGATCGCGTTTTCCAACGGCTACCTGACGATGCCGGCCAAGACGTTCGTGCAATCGCCGCTCGGAGTGCTGGAAAACCTGTTCGTCGTCGCGGCGCACCGCCGCCAGGGTTATGGCCAGGCGCTGGCCGAGGCCGCGATCCGCTGGCTGGCGAACCTGGGGGCGGCGGAGATTTTCGTCAACGTGATTCCGAAGAACATCGGTTCGCTGAAATTCTGGCGGGCGATGGGTTTCGACGTGCAACGGCTGGCGATGATCCGGCAGCCGTAGCGCGGCCGCCGGCGGGGGCATCATGTTTCTGGCAAAGTTTTTTCCGGCCCACGGCATCACCGTCTTTCACCCGCCCGCGCTCGTGGTGCAGTTCGACGACCTGTTGGCCAGCCAGTTGCTGTTCGTCTGGGACGAACTGATGGACCCGGTGCTGGTGCGCGAGCAGTTGGGGCGCGACGTGCCGTTTTCGCCCGCCGCGCTGGCCGGCTACACGCGACGGATCGAGCGCCTCGAAGGCGAATGGGTCTATTCGCTCGTCGAACAGGAAGGCGCGGTGCTGGCCGGGTTCGTGCTGCTGGGGTTGAGCGACGCCGAGTTCGAACGCCTCGACGAGCACGAACAGGCGCCGATCCACTGTCTGCGCCATCCCTGCCGCGTCCAGGTCGGCAACCTCGAACGCGTGGCGAGCGTGCACCTGGCGACCGGCTCCTACCTCGGCGAATAGCCGGTTCCCGTCACCTCGATCAAGGCGATTTCCGGCGGACACAAAAAGCGCACCTGCGGCAGGCCGGTGCATTCCATCCCCAGGCCGGCGTTGACGTACCCGACGCTGCCCCCGAGCCGGTACGCGCCCCACTCGAATTCCTTGCCCCGGCGATCCAGGGTGATCAACGCGCCGTAGCCCGGCAGCCGCACCTGGCCGCCGTGGGTGTGCCCGGCCAGAAACAGATCCCAGCCCGCCGCGGCGGCCTGGGGAAACAGCGCCGGGAAGTGTTCGAGGAATATGCCGAACCATTCGGGATGGACGCGCGGCCGCACTGTCGGCGCGCTTCGGGTCGGGCTGGCGCCGTGCAGCTCGAGCGGCAGGCCGCGGATCGTCAACAGGCGCGTCTCGGTGTGCAGGGTCTCGATGCCCAGGGTTTCCAAAAACGGATCGGGGACGTAACGGCCGCCGTAATTGCCGGTCACCGCGTAGGCCGGCACGTCGGGCAGATGAAACAGGAAGGTCAAAAAAGCGGTCGGCGCGCCGTGGGTGTAATCGCAGAGGTAGTCGCCGGTCAGCAACAGCAGATCGGGCCGCAGCGCCGCCGCCGCGTCCGCCGCCCGCGCCAGTTGCGCTTCCCGCCCTTGGCGGGCGTGGATGTCGGTGAGGTGCAGCAGCCGCAGGGTCTCGCCGCGCGGCAGCTTGGGCGAGGCGAAGCAAAGCCGCCGCACGTACAGTTCGTCGGGTTCGACGAAACGGGCGTAGAGAAACAGCGCGCCGTAGGCCGCGGCGGCGAGCCAGACCGCCGCCGGCAGGCAGCGGCGGAATCCGGTAAGCGGCCGGCGCGAACGGCGGAACCGGGCGAGCAGAAACCACAAGGCCAGACCCCAGATCGCCAGCGAACCGGCGATCGTCAGGCTGAGCACCAGCCACTCCGCCGGCCCCATCAGGGCGAAAAATTCGCGCAGATTGTCCGCCACCCGCCCTCCGCCCCGTTTTTACGCGGAATCGAGACAACCGGGACAAAACGCGATCATCCCGCTTTTTTGACTGTTTATTATGGCGAAAATTTTGGTATATAAGTAGACCATGACGAACATCGAAATCGAGCGCCAGCAGCGGATTCACCAACTCATCAAGGAAAAGGTCGCCGCGCGCGTCCGCTCCGGCGAGCTGGACGTGCCGGTGCTGCCCCACGTGGCGGCGCAGGTCATGGCCCTGACCAACGATCCCAACGTCTCCGCCAAGGATTTCGTCGCGCTGCTCGAAAAAGACCAGCAGCTATCGGCGCGGTTGATCAAGATTGCCAGCAGCCCTTTCTACGCCGGCATGATGAAGGTCTCGAGCATCCAGCGGGCGATCGTCGTGGTGGGCATGAAAACCCTGCACGACCTGGTTTTTTCGGTGGCGATGGGCGAGCGCGTGTTTCGGTCCAAGCGGTTCGTGGCGTCGATGGCGCGCGTCTGGGAGCATTCGCTTGCGGTGGCGACGATCGCGCAGGAGATCGCCAAGGTCCGCCACGTCAGCGGCGAAAACGCGTTTCTGGCCGGGT contains:
- a CDS encoding DUF1566 domain-containing protein codes for the protein MDACISADCENAACEGCESLHGPGGNGGYWPEDLTDEPGLFWSATEYQEDVDLVWVIDYDGGSITELDKENSLDISAATRCVRNYTD
- a CDS encoding glycosyltransferase family 39 protein, producing the protein MALTPPRFWHQGRTILLVSWLLASVSYLSLFFGATYTEEGFAPGRLLLGLLFTQAFFLIAALLSHYPALPSPVEWARRYPRRVFAISLAAQTAALIAVALTMRVWNDEEFNLEQAAYFAQHGLTKWLADYGSINFWLGLHHPPLLALLYALFYRVCGAHLLAGRLFNILFSAAALVAAHRLVRRTTEEPTAALASLAWPLFPVWLFNGAAAILEGPFLLVLLLTADAFVAFLEKPTHRRGLAAGGWLALGMLCRYNIVLLLPGLLLLLLGRDRRALWRNPATAWIAVVPLILLAPLAWTAAGSGLLATQKAQLSWVFLLLRPGGVAYMLGILLPLWPLQVGAHLIPAATLSLGMLWKGEGKNPLLLTLGGCYLLLVLVILPNPRYFLPAVPFLAVGAARLLQYLRAREKADTAVWLGLLAASLTLTVLVLTGAKWDGFYPFY
- a CDS encoding glycosyltransferase family 2 protein; this translates as MNRLCGAIVARNGGALLGEALADLTAALGEDNVVVIDNDSRDGSTRALAVAVRREPVNRGYAAGANRALAWARERGADGLLLLNQDARLDAASLARLAVVFASDANIAAVFAKVVDRDHPYVLQGLAGRLNHRHKLTTALGEGRIDSAAPAYPLVVQHGYGAALLLRVDAALAAGGFDERLFAYHEEIELCWRLRRRHYLVVLEPRAVVRHRGPAGDPRRERAKAYLVARNSVLAARRNGGRLAAGLVLSWALAAGILYYGPLALTGDERARAALAGWWDGLRGGEIRPAIRNLL
- a CDS encoding glycosyltransferase family 2 protein; this translates as MNARRLALVLIAALFLLTVLIGWRVALLPLLFLNAFVLLHLGLASLRRVLFTLAARQTPCETPAPPADFVLPRLTALVHCRDEAAALPATLAAWAAVDYPRDRLELVFIDDSSADETPGLLEAFARDKPWVKVVRRAAPAAGKGAALNDGLANAAPAELVAVFDADARPAPDCPRLLAERLADPTVAGVAGRMSPLEHDHPAAVYAAVEAAVHQRLTLTGAARLGATVAFLGSAYAVRRSLLDPDGFAPGERLEDIELSLRLLAEGYQLAWEPRAVCRHLAPADTAAFRRQRESWARGYHRLARRYYAPLVLAAPSPLLAFDRLLFCASYLDRFSLLAAIALAALARWVLPILWMPWWFVASAAALPLLQIPLAVRADGWPATRRRRVAPALALVFWDFAAEWRALAADLAGKPLPWRRADRAPEPRGES
- a CDS encoding GNAT family N-acetyltransferase produces the protein MANEWLIRPARRQELDEVVGLWKDLMDLTAEVNVHYRLRAGAVDYQRNIFEEYLRREDSYILVGLRNDQVIAFSNGYLTMPAKTFVQSPLGVLENLFVVAAHRRQGYGQALAEAAIRWLANLGAAEIFVNVIPKNIGSLKFWRAMGFDVQRLAMIRQP
- a CDS encoding gamma-glutamylcyclotransferase, with the protein product MFLAKFFPAHGITVFHPPALVVQFDDLLASQLLFVWDELMDPVLVREQLGRDVPFSPAALAGYTRRIERLEGEWVYSLVEQEGAVLAGFVLLGLSDAEFERLDEHEQAPIHCLRHPCRVQVGNLERVASVHLATGSYLGE
- a CDS encoding HDOD domain-containing protein, producing MTNIEIERQQRIHQLIKEKVAARVRSGELDVPVLPHVAAQVMALTNDPNVSAKDFVALLEKDQQLSARLIKIASSPFYAGMMKVSSIQRAIVVVGMKTLHDLVFSVAMGERVFRSKRFVASMARVWEHSLAVATIAQEIAKVRHVSGENAFLAGLLHDIGKPLLIETLERISKELGDRVPFEEVFLDEVMRDYHTVVGGLVAKAWRFSDSLYATIRFHHEYEQAGDQRELALLVHVANLFARYLGLSSYSQEAEFDILAAPGLQAMQFSDAEIQALLVRVPKLSRELISSFQLVS